Proteins from a genomic interval of Salinivibrio kushneri:
- the queF gene encoding NADPH-dependent 7-cyano-7-deazaguanine reductase QueF (Catalyzes the NADPH-dependent reduction of 7-cyano-7-deazaguanine (preQ0) to 7-aminomethyl-7-deazaguanine (preQ1) in queuosine biosynthesis): protein MSNYQDADALANLSLGEKTDYPTQYDPSQLRAVPRALNRQAIGLDNAPMPFTGYDTWTLYELSWLNQNGLPQVAIGEVRLPASSPNLIESKSFKLYLNSFNQTRFDNWQQVANALQTDLSACAGEEVDVTLSPLSELEGETIAGLAGECIDHQDISIDDYTFNPDWLDGAAQGAVVSETLHSHLLKSNCLITNQPDWGSVRIAYKGNKINREKLLRYLVSFREHNEFHEQCVERIFMDIMRFCQPEKLTVYARYTRRGGLDINPYRTNMGKTPSENNRLARQ, encoded by the coding sequence ATGAGCAATTATCAAGATGCCGATGCCCTCGCCAATTTATCGCTTGGCGAAAAAACAGATTACCCAACCCAGTACGATCCGTCACAACTGCGTGCCGTCCCTCGCGCGCTAAATCGTCAGGCCATCGGACTCGATAATGCGCCGATGCCCTTTACCGGTTACGACACCTGGACCTTGTATGAGCTGTCATGGCTCAACCAAAATGGTTTGCCCCAAGTGGCGATTGGCGAAGTCCGTCTCCCGGCCTCTAGCCCCAACTTGATCGAGTCAAAATCATTTAAGCTATACCTCAATAGCTTTAATCAAACCCGCTTTGATAACTGGCAACAGGTAGCTAACGCATTGCAAACCGATTTATCCGCCTGTGCGGGCGAAGAGGTGGATGTCACTTTATCCCCGCTCAGTGAGTTAGAGGGAGAAACCATCGCTGGCCTCGCGGGTGAATGTATCGATCACCAAGACATCAGCATCGACGACTATACCTTTAATCCAGACTGGCTCGACGGTGCCGCTCAAGGCGCGGTTGTGTCCGAGACCCTTCACAGCCATTTACTCAAATCAAACTGCCTGATTACCAATCAGCCAGACTGGGGCTCGGTGAGAATCGCCTATAAAGGCAACAAGATAAACCGTGAGAAGCTGCTTCGCTACTTGGTGTCATTTCGTGAGCACAATGAGTTTCATGAGCAATGCGTGGAGCGCATTTTTATGGATATCATGCGTTTTTGTCAGCCGGAAAAACTCACCGTTTATGCCCGTTACACGCGTCGCGGTGGTTTAGATATTAATCCATACCGTACGAACATGGGCAAAACACCAAGCGAAAACAATCGTTTGGCAAGACAATAA
- the syd gene encoding SecY-interacting protein has protein sequence MENTVHRALWALTQNYMAVWQGKYQHLPCTEAYIGLPSPCVVSENDHQLQWQPVKRDALADFSNVEQAIALRLHSDIKDFYNAFYCADLSVRYQGESISLLQVWSDDDLARLQENILGHLMMQRQRKLTPSVFIATTDDEMVIIAIDNMSGEVIRETLNKGTRDVIAPNLETFLAALEVDVA, from the coding sequence ATGGAGAACACAGTACATCGTGCCCTTTGGGCGCTAACACAGAATTATATGGCGGTATGGCAGGGTAAGTATCAACATTTACCCTGTACAGAGGCTTACATTGGACTGCCATCTCCCTGTGTCGTGAGCGAAAATGACCACCAACTACAATGGCAACCAGTCAAGCGCGACGCGTTGGCTGATTTTTCCAATGTAGAACAAGCGATAGCCTTACGTTTGCACAGTGATATTAAAGATTTTTATAACGCATTTTATTGTGCAGATTTATCGGTGCGTTATCAGGGGGAGTCGATAAGCTTGCTTCAGGTGTGGAGTGACGATGACTTGGCGCGCTTACAAGAAAACATCTTGGGACATCTGATGATGCAGCGTCAGCGCAAGCTTACGCCGAGTGTCTTTATCGCGACCACAGACGATGAAATGGTGATCATTGCGATTGATAACATGAGTGGGGAAGTGATCAGAGAAACCCTGAATAAAGGGACGCGTGATGTGATTGCTCCCAATCTGGAAACATTTCTCGCAGCACTAGAGGTTGATGTGGCATGA
- a CDS encoding Zn-ribbon-containing protein codes for MILTELTFECFDNTTVSAVDRTINGLMDALRYNGQVLGREFPILMQEGQFQLRVVCPDEDALHPRFHSPQVKRALQQLAEACLTQPKVRVLGRDLNSEQAAPSASPTWQVLYTTFVHTCSPLRCGDTLLPIPLYRLPATFNGDHKAVIKWQTEWQACDELQMAGASDAEFAGLNEIGCPNTRLFQRGWDLRGRIEYLTGTPTYYYQYRVGGKDKESELERPCPQCGEPWRLETPLHDIFLFKCDRCRLVSNLSWDFKLA; via the coding sequence ATGATTCTCACGGAATTGACCTTTGAGTGCTTTGATAATACCACCGTTAGTGCGGTCGACCGCACTATCAACGGCCTCATGGATGCATTGCGTTATAATGGCCAGGTGCTCGGACGCGAGTTTCCGATCTTGATGCAAGAAGGCCAGTTTCAGCTTCGTGTGGTGTGCCCAGATGAAGATGCCTTGCACCCACGCTTTCACAGCCCACAAGTGAAACGCGCGTTGCAGCAGCTCGCCGAGGCGTGCTTAACCCAACCGAAAGTGCGTGTGCTGGGGCGCGATTTGAACTCGGAACAAGCCGCTCCGAGTGCCTCACCGACTTGGCAAGTGCTTTATACCACCTTTGTTCACACGTGTTCGCCGCTGCGTTGTGGCGATACCCTGCTACCCATCCCGCTTTATCGCTTACCCGCCACCTTTAACGGTGATCACAAAGCGGTGATAAAATGGCAAACAGAATGGCAAGCCTGTGATGAATTACAAATGGCCGGTGCCAGCGATGCCGAATTTGCAGGCTTGAATGAAATTGGATGTCCCAATACGCGCCTATTTCAGCGCGGTTGGGATTTACGTGGGCGGATAGAGTACTTAACGGGCACGCCGACTTACTATTATCAATATCGTGTGGGCGGCAAAGACAAAGAGAGTGAGCTTGAACGCCCATGCCCCCAGTGTGGCGAGCCTTGGCGGCTTGAAACCCCACTACACGATATCTTCCTGTTTAAGTGCGATCGTTGCCGGCTGGTATCCAACCTTTCTTGGGACTTTAAGCTGGCTTAG
- a CDS encoding DUF2789 domain-containing protein → METFQHDLQHLFEQLGLATDKASIEHFLSSHCLVEGQTLVDAPFWSAAQRAFIDEAIKEDADWAEQVDMLDARLRKP, encoded by the coding sequence ATGGAAACCTTTCAACATGACTTACAGCACCTGTTTGAACAACTGGGCTTAGCGACCGATAAGGCCTCGATTGAACACTTCCTATCCAGCCACTGCTTGGTGGAAGGGCAAACACTAGTCGATGCCCCATTTTGGAGTGCGGCACAACGGGCGTTTATTGATGAAGCCATCAAGGAAGACGCCGATTGGGCGGAACAGGTTGATATGCTTGATGCGCGACTGAGAAAGCCCTAA
- a CDS encoding DUF3301 domain-containing protein, whose translation MITDLLTIVLVVVAALLFWQQRRQSEQAHQYIRQYCQRMELQLLSIARGHHTLRRTEQGWQWLTQYWFEFSATGDDHYIGHAQLRGLRLKAIDTPVHAMPRSGQTNG comes from the coding sequence ATGATCACTGATCTGTTGACCATTGTCTTAGTCGTTGTCGCCGCCTTGCTGTTTTGGCAACAGCGGCGACAATCCGAGCAAGCACACCAGTACATTCGCCAATACTGCCAGCGGATGGAGTTGCAATTATTGTCTATCGCACGAGGTCACCACACCCTACGCAGAACCGAACAAGGGTGGCAATGGCTCACCCAATACTGGTTCGAGTTTTCTGCCACCGGGGATGATCATTACATCGGTCACGCTCAGCTTCGAGGGTTAAGGTTAAAGGCGATAGACACTCCCGTTCATGCGATGCCGAGATCTGGCCAAACCAACGGCTAG
- a CDS encoding DUF3549 family protein: protein METVHALSALFDHADCQFSVYDLGRRVCQLDETTFRAVEANQQPYPHPLRQHAHIAVAFWPPGGAPWVWFLKMPLDERGLLNHTAMGDFLQYVSAAMGERLTATPNKEQREKLANNPYTFTPTDDKMAMFHARLTYQLGRPASQYYDHAQHYLNGELGWDNWQGVGLQGLADTCVRMAEQNNATRIRKALNNLPTTPLYALLGCLEHCQINEKLAACVRDMFSQMCQAQEVDLFLVSALLRAHAGAPTATRHHLIAAVLDKPELHHREIFVAIAGRCWESLTDDTVLDRFLIALADQHDTALFQQIYADLVMLPPLRGALLSRLHGDTSPALTQAMARMQQAVRQTPNDH from the coding sequence ATGGAAACGGTTCACGCCCTCAGCGCCCTATTTGACCACGCCGATTGCCAATTCAGTGTTTACGACTTAGGTCGTCGTGTTTGTCAGCTGGATGAAACGACCTTTCGCGCGGTTGAGGCCAATCAACAGCCTTACCCTCATCCCTTGCGTCAACATGCCCACATAGCTGTCGCTTTCTGGCCACCAGGGGGTGCCCCTTGGGTATGGTTTTTAAAAATGCCTCTTGATGAGCGGGGCTTGCTCAACCACACCGCAATGGGAGACTTTTTGCAGTATGTCAGCGCGGCCATGGGCGAGCGCCTAACCGCGACACCGAATAAAGAGCAACGTGAAAAACTGGCCAACAACCCCTATACCTTTACTCCCACCGACGACAAGATGGCAATGTTTCATGCTAGATTGACTTATCAACTGGGCCGGCCAGCCAGCCAGTATTATGATCATGCCCAACATTATTTAAATGGCGAGCTTGGCTGGGATAACTGGCAAGGGGTTGGCCTGCAGGGGCTCGCTGATACCTGTGTACGCATGGCCGAGCAAAACAATGCCACTCGTATCCGCAAAGCGCTGAACAATCTTCCAACGACGCCGCTGTATGCCCTGCTGGGCTGCTTAGAGCATTGCCAAATCAATGAAAAGCTCGCGGCATGCGTGCGCGACATGTTTAGCCAAATGTGTCAGGCTCAGGAAGTGGATCTTTTCTTGGTTAGCGCCTTACTCCGCGCACATGCGGGTGCCCCAACAGCTACGCGTCATCATTTGATCGCGGCCGTGCTGGACAAACCCGAACTACACCATCGCGAGATTTTTGTTGCGATTGCAGGGCGCTGTTGGGAGAGTTTAACGGACGACACCGTGCTGGATCGCTTTTTGATTGCGCTTGCCGATCAGCACGATACGGCACTATTTCAACAAATCTATGCCGATCTTGTGATGCTGCCACCGCTTCGCGGCGCACTGCTTAGCCGTTTGCACGGTGATACCTCGCCAGCGCTGACCCAGGCGATGGCACGTATGCAACAAGCTGTTAGACAGACCCCTAATGATCACTGA
- a CDS encoding YqcC family protein — MTLHQQCEQLLDELEQLLDACDLLQSEPPSSKRLASTEPFAVDTLDCHEWLQWIFLPKMRALVVARQPLPSNFEIAPYVEEAMKEHQGATAVVKVTYRIDALLTQ, encoded by the coding sequence ATGACTCTTCACCAACAATGTGAGCAACTTCTTGATGAACTCGAACAGTTGCTCGACGCCTGTGATCTGCTCCAATCCGAGCCACCATCATCTAAACGACTAGCCAGTACCGAGCCGTTTGCGGTGGATACGCTTGATTGCCATGAGTGGCTACAGTGGATCTTTTTACCCAAAATGCGTGCCTTGGTTGTTGCTCGCCAGCCGTTGCCAAGCAATTTTGAAATCGCCCCCTATGTGGAAGAAGCGATGAAAGAACATCAAGGGGCGACGGCGGTGGTCAAAGTGACTTATCGTATTGACGCGCTGTTAACCCAATGA
- the truC gene encoding tRNA pseudouridine(65) synthase TruC, whose protein sequence is MMSEQPLSILYRDASLVVVNKPAGMLVHRSWLDKGETRFVMQTLRDQIGQHVYPLHRLDKPTSGVLVFALSREVASLMMPQFAQGQIKKAYYAVVRGWITEPGRLDYPLVEEQDKIADKDASQTPTAKPAVTDYQPLASVELPIATGRYATSRYSLVAMQPQTGRKHQLRRHMHHLSHPIIGDTTHGDGRHNRVFREHFHCHQLLLHASEIQFIHPVSAETVKVQAPFDTRWQHVLSALEWDVPGITYSE, encoded by the coding sequence ATGATGAGTGAACAACCTTTATCTATTTTATACCGTGATGCGTCGTTGGTTGTGGTGAATAAGCCCGCAGGGATGCTGGTCCATCGTTCGTGGCTAGATAAAGGGGAAACACGCTTTGTGATGCAGACATTGAGGGATCAGATCGGTCAGCATGTTTATCCTTTACACCGGCTTGATAAACCCACCTCCGGGGTCTTAGTTTTTGCGCTTTCTCGCGAAGTGGCATCCTTGATGATGCCTCAGTTTGCGCAAGGGCAGATAAAAAAAGCCTACTATGCGGTGGTCAGAGGCTGGATCACAGAGCCCGGTCGACTCGATTACCCACTGGTGGAAGAGCAAGACAAGATCGCGGACAAAGACGCGAGCCAGACACCGACGGCCAAGCCGGCCGTGACGGACTATCAACCACTGGCATCGGTGGAGCTTCCTATCGCAACGGGGCGGTATGCGACCAGCCGCTATAGCCTGGTGGCGATGCAGCCGCAAACGGGAAGAAAACACCAATTACGTCGTCATATGCATCACCTCAGCCATCCGATTATTGGCGATACTACCCATGGCGACGGGAGACACAATCGTGTTTTCCGCGAGCACTTTCACTGCCATCAGCTGTTACTTCATGCTAGCGAGATACAGTTTATCCATCCCGTTAGCGCTGAGACGGTCAAGGTACAGGCACCGTTCGATACTAGGTGGCAGCATGTTCTATCGGCACTGGAGTGGGATGTGCCTGGCATCACCTATTCGGAGTAA
- a CDS encoding DUF3461 family protein, with translation MYQQLKNIGIEHPEKIERYSLRQEASYDTLKVYFSKQKGDLFARSMKFKYPRQRKNVVVDSGTGRSREVTEINRSLSLVIDELDRIVQHEQTEQDVKQKVLTDLRHLEKVVASKIAEIEAELDKL, from the coding sequence ATGTATCAGCAGTTGAAAAACATTGGCATTGAACATCCGGAAAAAATTGAGCGTTATTCACTGCGTCAAGAAGCCAGTTATGACACGCTCAAAGTCTACTTCAGCAAGCAAAAGGGCGATCTTTTTGCGCGAAGCATGAAGTTTAAGTATCCACGCCAGCGGAAAAATGTGGTTGTCGACAGCGGCACCGGCCGGTCTCGAGAAGTCACTGAGATCAATCGCAGCCTGTCTCTGGTGATCGATGAACTGGATCGTATCGTTCAGCACGAGCAAACAGAGCAAGACGTGAAGCAAAAGGTACTCACCGATCTCCGTCATCTGGAAAAAGTGGTTGCTAGTAAGATTGCCGAAATCGAAGCCGAGCTAGATAAGCTCTAA
- the glnD gene encoding bifunctional uridylyltransferase/uridylyl-removing protein GlnD, which translates to MTDTVITPQHLGDDQLDPITLKAQFQQLLEQQKQDFLANVPVAELVYLRTDYMDALLARLWHHFGFAQTSLALVAVGGYGRRELHPLSDIDLLLLCQSPLDTHQQQRLSDLLTLLWDLKLEVGHSVRTVDECIRVGLDDLTVATNLQESRLLCGDAQLFEALEARVHDDSFWPSERFYRAKVDEQKARHRRYHDTAYKLEPDLKLSPGSLRDIHTLSWIARRHFGATSLREMSDFGFLTDAEFRELNECQNVLWRIRFALHLELRRYDNRLTFAHQTSVAELLGYRGEGNRAVETMMKDFFRTLGRVGELNKMLLQIFDQVIIDNGRTGDVEVLSDDFQRCGRTIEARKPALFQARPETILDMMLHIANDTSIEAIAAPTLRQLRTARRRLNHFLCQQEDAREKFMALVRHPNALHKAFGLMHRHGVMSAYLPQWSQIVGQMQFDLFHVYTVDEHTIRLLKHMRLFDDEANRDRHPICCDVFPRLARRELLLIAAIFHDIGKGRGGDHSEIGAIESHDFCLEHGLSKPEANIVSWLVRNHLLMSVTAQRRDIYDPDVITDFAKEVRDEERLDLLLCLTVADINATNPDLWNSWKRTLIAELYYSTQKALRRGLENPPDVRERIRHNKHLAAAMLRKQGHSPRDIEVLWQRFKADYFLRHTHKQIAWHSEHLLHHAGDTPLVLVSKKATRGGTEIFVYCQDRPSLFARVVAALDKKNLSVHDAQVMTSKDGHALDTFMVLDQNDEAIPLDRHPSIIEGVSKALAETGTMTIPKRRAPQKLQHFSVKTQVLFLPTKNGRRTLMELVALDTPGLLARVGAVFARQNVSVHAAKITTIGERAEDFFIVTDAENQALTSEHQAQLKAALEKALARAK; encoded by the coding sequence ATGACAGACACAGTGATTACGCCACAACATCTCGGGGATGATCAGCTCGACCCCATTACCCTAAAAGCCCAATTCCAGCAATTGCTTGAGCAGCAAAAACAGGACTTTTTGGCCAATGTCCCTGTGGCGGAATTGGTATACCTGCGCACCGATTATATGGATGCCTTATTGGCGCGCTTGTGGCATCACTTTGGGTTTGCACAAACCTCACTTGCTCTCGTCGCGGTAGGGGGATACGGCCGGCGTGAGCTGCACCCCCTGTCGGATATCGATTTACTCCTACTTTGCCAATCCCCACTGGATACCCATCAGCAACAACGTTTAAGCGATCTGCTGACCCTCTTATGGGATTTAAAGCTTGAAGTCGGCCACAGTGTACGCACCGTCGACGAGTGCATTCGTGTTGGGCTGGACGATTTGACTGTCGCCACCAACTTGCAAGAATCTCGCTTATTATGTGGTGACGCTCAGCTTTTTGAGGCGCTTGAAGCGCGCGTGCATGATGACAGTTTTTGGCCCAGTGAGCGCTTTTATCGAGCCAAAGTCGACGAGCAAAAAGCGCGTCATCGCCGCTACCATGATACGGCCTACAAGCTTGAGCCTGATTTGAAACTCAGCCCTGGCAGTCTGAGAGACATCCATACCTTGTCTTGGATTGCGCGCCGTCACTTTGGCGCCACCAGCTTACGAGAGATGAGCGACTTTGGCTTTTTGACCGACGCGGAATTTCGCGAACTCAATGAGTGTCAAAACGTATTGTGGCGTATTCGCTTTGCGCTTCACCTTGAGCTGCGCCGTTACGACAACCGCCTGACCTTTGCACACCAAACATCGGTCGCGGAGCTGCTTGGCTATCGTGGTGAAGGCAACCGTGCAGTCGAAACTATGATGAAAGACTTCTTCCGCACGCTTGGACGCGTCGGCGAGCTTAACAAAATGCTGCTACAAATCTTTGATCAAGTGATCATCGACAATGGCCGCACGGGTGACGTTGAGGTGTTAAGTGACGATTTTCAGCGCTGCGGACGCACCATCGAAGCGCGTAAACCCGCGCTATTTCAAGCGCGACCGGAAACCATTCTCGATATGATGCTGCATATCGCTAACGACACCTCGATTGAAGCGATTGCGGCGCCTACCCTGCGGCAATTGCGTACAGCAAGACGTCGACTCAATCACTTTTTGTGTCAGCAAGAAGACGCACGTGAAAAATTCATGGCCTTGGTTCGTCACCCCAATGCGCTGCACAAAGCGTTTGGTTTAATGCACCGCCACGGGGTGATGTCCGCCTACCTGCCGCAGTGGAGTCAAATTGTCGGCCAAATGCAATTTGACTTGTTTCATGTCTATACCGTCGACGAACATACCATTCGCCTACTCAAACATATGCGCTTGTTTGATGACGAGGCCAACCGAGATCGCCATCCCATTTGTTGTGATGTCTTCCCCCGCCTAGCACGCCGCGAGCTTTTACTGATTGCGGCCATTTTTCATGACATTGGCAAGGGGCGCGGTGGCGATCATAGCGAGATTGGCGCCATTGAATCGCATGATTTTTGTTTAGAGCATGGTTTATCCAAACCAGAAGCAAACATTGTCAGCTGGCTCGTCCGTAACCACTTACTGATGTCCGTCACCGCGCAGCGCCGTGATATTTATGATCCTGATGTGATTACTGACTTTGCCAAAGAGGTGCGTGATGAAGAGCGGCTGGATCTTCTCCTTTGTCTTACCGTGGCCGACATCAATGCCACCAACCCAGATTTATGGAACAGTTGGAAACGCACACTGATCGCAGAGCTATATTACTCGACACAAAAAGCACTGCGCCGCGGCTTAGAAAACCCACCAGATGTACGTGAACGCATTCGTCATAACAAACACTTAGCGGCTGCCATGTTACGTAAACAAGGCCATAGTCCCAGGGATATAGAAGTCTTATGGCAGCGTTTTAAGGCGGACTACTTTCTGCGCCATACCCACAAACAAATTGCTTGGCACAGTGAACATCTCCTTCATCACGCCGGCGACACCCCACTGGTGCTGGTCAGTAAAAAAGCAACCCGTGGCGGGACCGAGATTTTTGTTTACTGCCAAGATAGGCCCAGCTTGTTTGCACGCGTGGTGGCGGCACTCGATAAGAAAAACCTGAGCGTCCATGATGCACAAGTGATGACCAGTAAAGATGGTCACGCCCTCGATACCTTTATGGTGCTAGACCAAAATGACGAGGCCATTCCTCTTGACCGTCACCCAAGCATTATCGAAGGGGTCAGCAAGGCACTGGCAGAAACCGGGACAATGACTATCCCCAAACGGCGAGCCCCGCAAAAGCTTCAGCATTTTTCGGTTAAAACCCAGGTCCTTTTCTTACCCACGAAAAACGGTCGTCGCACATTGATGGAGCTGGTGGCACTCGACACACCAGGATTACTGGCTCGGGTGGGGGCTGTCTTTGCGCGCCAAAATGTCAGTGTCCATGCCGCTAAAATCACCACCATTGGTGAGCGCGCCGAAGACTTTTTTATCGTCACCGACGCAGAGAACCAAGCATTAACCTCCGAGCATCAGGCACAGTTAAAAGCGGCACTGGAAAAAGCGCTCGCGCGCGCCAAATAA